The following are from one region of the Mycolicibacterium helvum genome:
- a CDS encoding mycofactocin-coupled SDR family oxidoreductase yields the protein MTGRLAGKTALITGAARGIGRAQAVRFAEEGAAIVGLDICGPVDSVQVPPSTPEDLDETARLVEDRGGRMVTDIVDVRDLDALRAAADRGAGHFGGLDIVCATAGITSREYAVDMTESMWRTMLDVNLTGVWNTCTAAIPHLIRGGGGSVVLVSSIAGLRGLVGVAHYTAAKHGVVGLMRSLAIDVAPHGIRVNCVHPTNVDTPLIQNDVVRSGFRPDLSRPPTRDEFAESATRMNLLPVPWVDPVDVANASLFLASDEARYITSASLPVDAGATQR from the coding sequence GGTTCGCCGAGGAGGGCGCGGCGATCGTGGGCCTCGACATCTGTGGACCCGTCGACTCGGTGCAGGTGCCACCGAGCACGCCGGAGGACCTCGACGAGACGGCGCGGCTGGTCGAAGATCGTGGTGGCCGCATGGTGACCGACATTGTCGACGTGCGCGATCTGGACGCGTTGCGGGCGGCAGCAGATCGAGGTGCCGGCCATTTCGGTGGACTCGATATCGTCTGTGCGACGGCGGGAATCACTTCCCGTGAGTATGCCGTCGACATGACCGAGTCAATGTGGCGGACCATGCTGGACGTCAACCTCACCGGGGTGTGGAACACCTGTACTGCTGCCATTCCCCATCTGATCCGTGGTGGCGGCGGCTCGGTGGTCCTGGTGAGTTCGATCGCCGGGCTGCGCGGCTTGGTCGGCGTCGCTCACTACACGGCCGCTAAGCACGGTGTCGTCGGCTTGATGCGAAGCCTCGCAATCGATGTCGCGCCGCACGGGATCCGGGTCAACTGTGTGCATCCGACCAACGTCGATACACCGCTGATTCAGAACGACGTGGTGCGAAGTGGGTTTCGACCCGACTTGAGCCGGCCGCCGACCAGGGATGAGTTCGCTGAGTCCGCAACCCGGATGAACCTGCTTCCGGTGCCGTGGGTCGACCCGGTGGACGTCGCCAACGCCAGTCTTTTTCTGGCGTCCGACGAGGCGCGTTACATCACCTCGGCCAGCTTGCCGGTCGACGCGGGCGCTACTCAACGATGA